The proteins below are encoded in one region of Acinetobacter piscicola:
- a CDS encoding IS5-like element IS17 family transposase, with the protein MKKPTHKIYRTTNWPAYNRALMSRGNIAIWFDPATQWYAPSKGKQGRNQTYSDAAIQCCLMIKSLFRLSLRMVTGFVQSLIKLCGLNWTAPDYSTLCRRQKHIDIAISYQKSSDGLHLLIDSTGMKFLGEGEWKRKKHGPEYRRQWRKLHIGIDAKTLQIRAIQLTTNNVSDSQVLGDLLDQIPQDEQIDSVYTDGAYDTKQCRQVIADRQAHAVIPPRKNAKPWKDTKSSSLARNELLRTVKRLGRTLWKKWSGYHRRSLVETKMHCIKLLGDKLMARSFPSQVNEIHARVAVLNRFTELGRPLTQVTP; encoded by the coding sequence ATGAAGAAGCCTACACACAAAATCTACCGTACAACCAATTGGCCCGCATATAACCGAGCACTCATGAGTCGCGGAAATATTGCCATTTGGTTTGATCCTGCTACGCAATGGTATGCTCCATCAAAAGGCAAACAAGGGCGAAATCAAACCTACTCCGACGCAGCTATCCAATGCTGCTTAATGATTAAATCCTTATTCCGTCTATCTTTACGTATGGTCACTGGCTTTGTGCAAAGTCTGATTAAACTTTGTGGATTAAATTGGACCGCACCAGATTACAGTACGCTTTGTAGAAGACAAAAGCATATTGATATTGCAATCAGCTACCAAAAAAGTAGCGATGGGCTGCATCTACTCATAGACTCTACAGGCATGAAGTTTCTAGGTGAGGGCGAATGGAAACGCAAGAAACATGGACCTGAATATCGTCGCCAATGGCGTAAACTTCATATTGGTATAGATGCTAAAACCCTTCAAATACGCGCTATTCAACTCACTACAAATAATGTGAGTGATTCACAAGTGCTTGGTGATTTACTCGATCAAATTCCACAAGATGAGCAGATTGACTCTGTTTATACCGATGGAGCTTATGACACCAAGCAATGCCGTCAGGTCATTGCAGATCGGCAAGCGCATGCAGTGATTCCACCTAGAAAAAATGCGAAACCATGGAAAGATACAAAGAGTAGCTCGCTAGCGCGAAATGAATTACTTCGAACAGTTAAACGTTTAGGCAGGACACTATGGAAAAAATGGTCAGGCTATCATCGCCGCAGTTTGGTGGAAACCAAGATGCATTGCATCAAATTATTAGGCGATAAATTAATGGCAAGAAGCTTTCCTAGTCAGGTGAATGAGATTCATGCACGTGTAGCAGTCCTCAACAGATTTACGGAATTAGGTCGACCACTTACCCAAGTTACGCCTTAA
- the istA gene encoding IS21-like element ISAba8 family transposase, whose protein sequence is MCNKATLEQAVIIQILHQQGKSIKAITRELGVSRNTVRKYLWQNTTPQYQRIQPRISILDPYKPYLLQRVNAAHPEWIPAVVLYQEILGLGYPGKIRILREYLATLKPVAQPEPIIRFETQPGQQMQVDFTTIRRNNTTLKAFVTTLGYSRATFVKFYDHERTDAWIDGLENAFQFFAGVPQEILFDNAKTIMIERDAYQEGQHKWNPKLFDCAKKYSFRPRVCKPYRAQTKGKVERFNGYLKSSFIVPLKASLKTSGLLLDVDVANAHIGRWLHETANQRIHATTQEKPAVRLQQEQQKFTPLPQSDTGSVTVPVAAAQHVMPYESLQHPLSVYDQLLGVS, encoded by the coding sequence TTGTGCAACAAAGCCACTTTGGAGCAAGCAGTGATAATCCAAATACTTCATCAGCAAGGTAAATCTATTAAAGCTATTACTCGTGAACTGGGGGTGTCCAGAAATACCGTACGTAAATATTTATGGCAAAACACCACACCTCAGTATCAGCGTATACAGCCTAGAATAAGTATCCTTGACCCATATAAACCTTATTTACTCCAACGTGTAAACGCAGCTCATCCTGAATGGATTCCTGCTGTTGTGCTCTACCAGGAAATTTTAGGGTTGGGATATCCAGGAAAGATCAGGATCTTGAGGGAATATCTTGCAACATTAAAACCAGTTGCTCAACCGGAACCGATCATTCGTTTTGAAACCCAACCTGGCCAACAAATGCAGGTGGATTTCACCACAATTCGACGCAACAACACGACTTTGAAAGCCTTTGTCACAACATTAGGGTATTCCAGAGCGACTTTCGTGAAATTTTATGATCATGAACGTACGGATGCATGGATCGATGGTCTAGAAAATGCATTTCAGTTCTTTGCAGGAGTACCTCAAGAAATCCTGTTTGATAATGCTAAAACGATCATGATTGAACGGGATGCCTATCAGGAGGGGCAGCATAAATGGAACCCCAAACTGTTCGACTGCGCCAAGAAGTACAGCTTTCGTCCTCGCGTATGTAAGCCCTACCGTGCACAGACCAAAGGCAAAGTTGAACGCTTTAATGGATACCTCAAATCAAGCTTTATTGTGCCATTGAAAGCAAGCCTGAAGACTTCGGGTTTACTGTTAGATGTTGATGTCGCCAATGCCCACATTGGCCGGTGGCTGCATGAAACCGCCAATCAGCGGATTCATGCCACCACGCAAGAAAAACCGGCTGTTCGACTACAACAGGAGCAGCAAAAATTTACGCCATTACCGCAATCAGATACAGGTTCTGTCACTGTACCTGTTGCAGCAGCACAGCATGTCATGCCCTACGAGAGTTTGCAGCATCCCTTATCTGTATATGACCAGTTGCTGGGAGTTTCCTGA
- the istB gene encoding IS21-like element ISAba8 family helper ATPase IstB, translated as MNLQYDRIEQLCQKLNLPAIASQWSHHAQQTLGQDGSYADFVEAILTHEYAARQQRSQQVLMKLSGLPQVKTLEDYDFNYALGAPKSQVIELFNLSFIARAENVVFLGASGVGKTHLSMALGYKAIMNNIKIKFITAADLMLQLSVAYQQGKLKTYMQRAVLGPKLLIIDEIGYLPFGREEANLFFNVIAKRYEKGCTILTSNLPFSQWSKSFADDVTLTATMLDRLLHHCHVVQISGESYRLKDKKRIGIQPQVET; from the coding sequence ATGAATCTGCAATACGACCGTATAGAGCAGCTTTGCCAAAAGCTCAATCTGCCTGCCATCGCATCACAATGGTCACATCATGCACAACAAACATTAGGTCAGGATGGAAGTTATGCCGACTTTGTTGAAGCTATCTTGACGCATGAATATGCTGCCAGGCAACAGCGCAGTCAGCAGGTACTGATGAAACTCTCAGGCCTGCCTCAAGTCAAAACCCTGGAAGACTATGATTTTAATTATGCGCTAGGGGCCCCTAAATCACAGGTGATTGAACTGTTCAATCTGAGCTTTATTGCTAGAGCAGAAAATGTGGTGTTTCTGGGGGCTAGCGGAGTAGGAAAAACGCACTTATCTATGGCATTAGGCTATAAGGCCATCATGAACAACATTAAGATCAAGTTCATTACCGCAGCGGATTTAATGCTGCAACTGAGTGTAGCCTATCAGCAAGGTAAACTGAAAACCTATATGCAACGTGCGGTACTGGGACCAAAGTTACTGATTATCGATGAAATTGGTTATTTACCGTTTGGTCGTGAAGAAGCGAATCTGTTCTTTAACGTGATTGCCAAGCGTTATGAAAAAGGCTGTACGATATTGACGAGTAACTTACCCTTTAGCCAATGGTCTAAGTCATTTGCGGATGATGTTACGTTGACCGCTACGATGTTAGATCGGCTATTACATCACTGTCATGTGGTACAAATATCGGGTGAGAGTTATCGTTTGAAGGATAAAAAAAGAATTGGGATTCAGCCTCAGGTTGAAACTTAA
- a CDS encoding IS5 family transposase has product MTPKIYRTTNWSSYNRALINRGNISIWFDPKTQWYAQPQGKQGRNQTYSDTAIQCCLMIKSLFRLSLRMVTGFVQSLIKLCGLDWAAPDYSTLCRRQKHIDIVINYQKSSDGLHLLVGSTGLKFLGEGEWKCKKHGPEYRRQWRKLHIAIDAETLQIRAVQLTTNNVSDSQVLEDLVAQIPLDERIDSVYTDGAYDTKHCRQVILDRDAYAVIPPRKNAKPWKDQQLRSIERNELLKTVKRLGRALWKKWSGYHRRSLVETKMHCIKLLGDKLTARSFSSQMNEIHARVAVLNRFTELGRPHTQVVT; this is encoded by the coding sequence ATAACACCTAAAATCTATCGTACAACCAATTGGTCATCCTATAATCGAGCCTTAATCAACCGAGGCAATATTTCCATTTGGTTTGATCCAAAGACTCAATGGTATGCTCAGCCACAAGGCAAACAAGGTCGGAATCAAACTTACTCCGATACAGCTATTCAATGCTGCTTAATGATTAAATCTCTATTTCGACTCTCTTTACGTATGGTTACAGGCTTTGTTCAAAGTCTGATTAAACTTTGTGGATTAGATTGGGCCGCACCAGATTATTCAACCCTTTGCCGTCGACAAAAGCATATTGATATTGTAATTAACTATCAAAAAAGTAGTGATGGTCTCCATCTACTCGTGGGCTCTACTGGCTTGAAGTTTCTAGGTGAAGGTGAATGGAAGTGTAAGAAACATGGGCCGGAATATCGTCGTCAATGGCGTAAGCTTCATATTGCTATAGATGCTGAAACCCTTCAAATACGTGCTGTACAACTCACCACAAATAATGTCAGTGATTCACAAGTGCTCGAAGATTTAGTTGCTCAAATTCCCTTGGATGAACGAATCGATTCAGTCTATACAGATGGTGCTTATGACACAAAGCACTGCCGACAAGTCATTTTAGATCGAGATGCATATGCAGTCATTCCACCAAGAAAGAATGCAAAGCCTTGGAAAGATCAGCAACTCAGGTCTATAGAGCGCAATGAGTTATTGAAAACAGTTAAACGGCTAGGAAGAGCCCTTTGGAAAAAGTGGTCTGGTTATCATCGTCGAAGTTTGGTGGAAACCAAGATGCATTGCATCAAATTATTAGGCGATAAATTAACAGCAAGGAGCTTCTCTAGCCAGATGAATGAGATTCATGCACGCGTAGCGGTACTCAACAGATTTACAGAATTAGGTCGCCCTCATACCCAAGTTGTCACTTGA
- a CDS encoding TetR/AcrR family transcriptional regulator, translating into MKPTPIKKSEAKRLHILNTSSDLILHKGFTGVGLQEILQSCEIPKGSFYHYFQSKEAFGCELVQHYVDNYQVRLNDVWRSDKSPYQKLIEYFNLWIEDPETQCGWADSCLIVKLAAEVADLSEDMRSIMSAGVDDVIERIAGLIDLGKHDQSIQADTEASTLAQVLYQMWLGAALLSKLQKDKTPLHQALRATKFLLKN; encoded by the coding sequence ATGAAGCCTACTCCTATTAAAAAGTCTGAAGCGAAGCGCTTACACATTCTTAACACCAGTTCAGACCTGATTTTGCATAAAGGTTTTACCGGTGTAGGATTACAGGAAATTTTACAGAGCTGTGAGATCCCTAAAGGCTCGTTTTATCATTATTTCCAATCCAAGGAAGCTTTCGGATGTGAATTGGTACAGCATTATGTAGATAATTATCAAGTCCGTTTAAATGATGTATGGCGTAGTGATAAATCCCCTTATCAAAAGCTGATTGAGTATTTTAATTTATGGATAGAAGATCCTGAAACACAGTGTGGTTGGGCGGATAGCTGTTTAATTGTGAAACTTGCCGCAGAAGTTGCCGATCTATCTGAAGATATGCGCTCCATTATGTCCGCTGGCGTCGATGATGTAATCGAACGTATTGCTGGTTTAATTGATTTGGGAAAACATGATCAGTCTATCCAAGCAGATACTGAGGCCTCGACGTTGGCACAAGTACTTTACCAAATGTGGTTAGGTGCAGCATTATTGAGTAAGTTGCAAAAAGATAAAACACCACTACATCAAGCTCTGAGAGCAACTAAATTTCTATTAAAAAATTGA
- a CDS encoding NADP-dependent oxidoreductase, with product MKTVINQRIVLAKRPVGESKHSDFRIEQVEINELKQGEILLKTIYLSLDPYMRGRMNDAPSYAAPVEIGEVMVGGTVSQVVASKNPKFKEGEWVLSGNGWQGYAISNGTACQSLGMQPEHPSWALGILGMPGFTAYMGLLDIGQPKAGETLVVAAATGPVGATVGQIGKLKGCRVVGVAGGAEKCRYAVEEFGFDACINHHDENFAEQLQQAVPNGIDIYYENVGGKVFDAVWPLLNSAARVPVCGVVSQYNATEQAQGPDRLPGFISTLLKKRIRMQGFIIFDDYGSQYPQFYQQMSEWLKDGKIKYKEHMVQGLDNTINAFNGMLKGENFGKVVVKI from the coding sequence GTGAAAACAGTTATTAATCAACGCATCGTTTTAGCTAAACGGCCAGTGGGTGAGTCAAAACACAGCGATTTTCGTATTGAGCAAGTTGAGATCAATGAACTTAAACAAGGCGAGATATTGTTAAAAACCATTTACTTGTCACTCGATCCTTATATGCGTGGTCGCATGAATGATGCTCCTTCATATGCGGCACCGGTTGAAATTGGTGAAGTGATGGTCGGTGGAACAGTCAGTCAAGTGGTGGCCTCTAAAAACCCAAAATTCAAAGAAGGCGAGTGGGTTCTTTCCGGAAATGGCTGGCAGGGCTACGCAATTTCTAATGGGACTGCATGTCAAAGCTTAGGTATGCAACCTGAACATCCATCTTGGGCATTAGGTATTTTGGGAATGCCAGGATTTACTGCTTATATGGGGTTGTTGGACATTGGTCAGCCTAAAGCTGGTGAAACTTTGGTCGTTGCCGCTGCAACGGGACCTGTTGGTGCTACGGTTGGACAGATTGGCAAACTTAAAGGTTGTCGCGTGGTTGGCGTCGCAGGTGGGGCTGAAAAATGCCGTTATGCAGTAGAAGAATTCGGCTTCGATGCTTGTATCAATCATCATGATGAAAATTTTGCAGAACAATTACAACAAGCTGTTCCCAACGGTATTGATATTTATTATGAGAATGTAGGGGGTAAAGTGTTTGATGCGGTATGGCCATTGCTTAACTCTGCGGCACGTGTACCGGTGTGTGGTGTGGTTTCCCAGTATAATGCTACCGAGCAAGCACAAGGCCCAGACCGTTTACCGGGCTTTATTTCCACCCTTTTAAAAAAGCGTATTCGCATGCAAGGCTTTATTATTTTTGATGATTATGGCAGTCAGTATCCGCAATTCTATCAGCAAATGTCTGAATGGTTGAAAGACGGAAAAATCAAATATAAAGAGCATATGGTGCAAGGTTTAGATAACACGATCAATGCTTTCAATGGTATGTTGAAAGGCGAAAACTTTGGCAAAGTGGTTGTAAAAATTTAA
- a CDS encoding glutathione S-transferase family protein: protein MIILHHLDQSRSFRILWLLEEIKQPYELKRYYRDSNTHLAPDSLKTIHPLGKSPVLEWDGKVIAESGAIVELLIQQLAPHLAPDMDEPTYVDYLQWIHFSESSAMLPFLLKTFNAIETKQGTKLVFLENYTQVEFNKVFSYLNEYLKDKEFLVADRLTGADFMMGFGLHALVHHMGQGEKYPHIQRYVAGLSQLPSWQAAVQIEQNGVKSQK from the coding sequence ATGATTATACTACATCATTTAGATCAATCACGTTCTTTTCGCATTTTGTGGTTACTTGAAGAAATCAAGCAGCCTTATGAGCTGAAACGCTATTATCGTGACTCAAACACGCATTTGGCCCCTGACTCTTTAAAAACCATTCATCCTTTAGGGAAATCTCCAGTATTGGAATGGGATGGCAAAGTTATTGCAGAGTCAGGCGCAATCGTTGAGTTATTAATTCAGCAACTTGCGCCGCATTTAGCACCAGATATGGATGAACCTACCTATGTCGATTATCTACAGTGGATTCATTTCTCAGAAAGCTCTGCCATGCTGCCATTTTTGTTAAAAACGTTTAATGCGATAGAAACCAAGCAGGGCACGAAGTTGGTATTTCTAGAAAATTATACTCAAGTTGAGTTCAATAAAGTATTTAGCTATTTAAATGAATATTTAAAAGATAAAGAATTTCTAGTGGCAGACCGTTTAACCGGTGCTGACTTTATGATGGGCTTTGGACTACATGCTTTAGTTCATCATATGGGACAAGGTGAAAAGTATCCTCATATCCAACGTTATGTAGCAGGTTTAAGCCAACTACCTAGCTGGCAAGCCGCAGTACAAATTGAACAAAATGGTGTGAAAAGTCAAAAATAG
- a CDS encoding PPC domain-containing protein, whose translation MKIANTKLLAGTFMALTLTMLSPAVLANDNNDIRKTVVVKFAKKSYSANYYGRIDGYKYDSYKFYAKKGQKLKVRLTGGNVETYLWGNQLKDSINLGEYSPELDDNGIYILPASGEYEIRVLQPRSQARKDKKPQYWMSINIK comes from the coding sequence GTGAAAATAGCGAATACGAAATTACTAGCTGGTACTTTTATGGCCCTAACTTTAACTATGCTTAGCCCTGCCGTACTTGCAAATGATAACAATGATATACGAAAGACTGTTGTAGTTAAGTTTGCAAAAAAATCTTACTCTGCAAATTATTACGGAAGGATAGATGGATACAAGTATGATTCCTACAAATTTTATGCTAAAAAAGGGCAAAAGTTAAAAGTGAGGTTGACTGGAGGAAATGTTGAAACTTACTTATGGGGTAATCAATTAAAAGACTCAATCAATCTTGGAGAATATTCTCCAGAGCTTGATGATAATGGTATTTATATTTTACCTGCTTCAGGTGAGTATGAAATTAGAGTATTACAACCTAGATCACAGGCAAGAAAAGATAAAAAACCTCAATACTGGATGAGTATTAACATTAAATAA
- a CDS encoding Txe/YoeB family addiction module toxin yields the protein MILSWTDEAWNDYLTWQSTDEQTLKRINLLIKDVIRSPFDGIGKPEPLKHNLSGLWSRQIDKINRLVYEVLDQQILIISCCYHYD from the coding sequence ATGATTTTGAGTTGGACAGATGAAGCTTGGAATGATTATCTAACTTGGCAATCTACTGACGAACAGACTTTAAAACGAATTAATTTACTAATTAAGGATGTTATAAGATCACCATTTGATGGTATTGGAAAACCTGAGCCACTTAAACATAATTTAAGTGGCTTATGGTCAAGACAAATAGATAAAATAAATCGTCTTGTCTATGAGGTTTTAGATCAGCAAATCCTGATTATATCTTGCTGTTATCATTATGATTGA
- a CDS encoding type II toxin-antitoxin system Phd/YefM family antitoxin has protein sequence MKVVTYSYLRKNLANVLDGVIDDHSPVLVTRQNNQTAVLISLEDFNAYEETAYLMSSPANATHLMKSIAQAKLGKISQHELIEE, from the coding sequence ATTAAAGTTGTAACTTATTCTTATTTAAGGAAAAATCTAGCAAATGTACTCGATGGTGTTATTGATGATCATTCCCCTGTACTTGTGACTCGGCAAAATAATCAGACTGCTGTTTTGATTAGCCTCGAAGATTTCAATGCCTATGAAGAAACAGCATACTTAATGAGTAGCCCAGCCAATGCAACTCATTTAATGAAATCTATTGCGCAAGCTAAGTTAGGGAAAATTAGTCAACATGAGTTGATTGAGGAATGA
- the repM gene encoding replication initiation protein RepM — translation MLDNDKIVKSNSLINARYQMELSEHRLMLVAIVKTRGTNKGFDKENPVEIAAKEYAEFFNIAPDNVYSMMKEAQDKLKRRTFDYSEVYKGKYTEHVSEPIFIRSSYVDSLGLIRLSFSPSIRPLISELEGKFTEYELMQIKELTSQYAIRLYELLIQWRTVGKVQEIPLDDFRLKLGVGKKDYERFYDLEKRVIDVAINQVKKHTDIKNIKMEKHKNGRVIRGISFTFTASFKKERDVISEIPLSQENSKIILNDKQANLFASMIAKNVCDCIEGFGYLNNIVDSNQNEKLLAKKIENDFKNGDVDQYEKALILCGFIDHSYKKKAKSTEQEIGEKPLVSQDVPITKPKNTRTKKSTEKTSIKSIETPSISDVFITEEKRIEKNTYDIPSHVMERYIINGGTMTEAELIACAKEEKKPSVSFVMREIGVLIEKKKQNK, via the coding sequence ATGTTGGATAACGATAAAATCGTAAAAAGTAATTCTTTGATTAATGCTCGATATCAAATGGAATTATCAGAACATCGTCTTATGTTGGTAGCAATTGTAAAGACACGAGGGACAAACAAAGGCTTTGATAAGGAAAATCCTGTAGAGATCGCTGCAAAAGAATATGCTGAATTTTTTAATATAGCCCCTGATAATGTTTACAGCATGATGAAAGAGGCTCAGGATAAATTAAAAAGACGTACTTTTGATTACTCTGAAGTCTATAAGGGAAAATATACCGAGCATGTGAGTGAACCTATTTTTATCAGATCATCTTATGTTGATAGTCTAGGATTAATTCGTTTATCATTTTCTCCTTCTATTCGTCCTTTAATTTCTGAACTAGAAGGAAAGTTTACAGAATATGAATTAATGCAGATTAAAGAGCTTACAAGCCAATATGCTATACGTTTATATGAGTTGTTGATCCAATGGCGAACAGTTGGAAAAGTACAGGAAATACCATTGGATGACTTTCGACTCAAGCTTGGTGTTGGTAAGAAAGATTATGAGCGTTTTTATGATCTAGAAAAAAGAGTCATTGATGTTGCAATTAATCAGGTGAAAAAACACACTGATATTAAAAATATAAAGATGGAAAAACACAAAAATGGACGTGTTATACGTGGTATATCATTTACTTTTACAGCATCTTTTAAGAAAGAAAGAGATGTAATATCTGAAATACCATTATCTCAGGAAAATTCTAAAATTATTTTAAATGATAAACAGGCAAATTTATTTGCAAGTATGATTGCAAAAAATGTTTGTGATTGTATTGAAGGGTTTGGTTATTTAAATAACATAGTTGATTCTAATCAAAATGAAAAATTACTTGCTAAAAAAATCGAAAATGATTTTAAAAATGGTGATGTTGACCAGTATGAAAAAGCATTAATTTTATGTGGTTTCATTGATCATAGTTATAAGAAAAAAGCTAAATCAACTGAGCAAGAAATAGGAGAAAAGCCATTAGTATCTCAAGATGTGCCTATAACTAAACCTAAAAATACGAGAACAAAAAAATCAACAGAAAAAACTTCTATAAAGTCGATAGAAACGCCATCTATTAGTGATGTATTTATCACTGAAGAAAAGCGTATTGAAAAAAATACTTATGATATACCTTCGCATGTTATGGAGAGATATATTATTAATGGGGGCACAATGACAGAAGCTGAATTAATTGCCTGTGCAAAAGAAGAAAAAAAGCCTTCTGTTTCATTTGTAATGAGAGAAATTGGTGTTTTGATTGAAAAGAAAAAACAAAATAAATAG